The segment TTGTAACTTTACAGCAAAGCAGGATCGTTTTATCAGAACAACCTTTCTACTACAGCTGTCATAAACAACTCTGACAACGAGTTTCACTGAGTCTATTCCGTCAGTGTTCTTCACCAACAGTCAAACATGAAGTTCACACTACTCGCTATTCTCGCTTTTGTTCTGATTGGTAAGTATCTACTATATATGCCAAGCATTTAACTTTCAATTTAGAAAACCCTTTTTTTCTGTATATATTATTTGACAAAAATAGAGTCTGTTAACCACCCTTTCTATGTTTTCATAGTTCATAAGACAGAAAGGTTACATCCTTTCTATCCGGGTGACCCAAAAAtaatgcaacccacaaaaatgttaataacttctacatgggggcccggtagctcagttggtagagcactggacttgtgatcgaaaggtcccaggttcgaattcgggccgggacggacacgggtcaactttatgtgcagacccagagacggaagccatgtcccacccccgtgtcatcacaatggcacgtaaaagaccttggtcattctgccataagtgcaggtggctgaatacacctaaacacgcagacacctgggtagcgcgactccgttgctgctagctttccactgggaggaagcgacccgaatttcccagcgatgggacaataaagtaatggaaatgaaaaatgaaaaaaatgatgaaatctgttgaccgaatcactttataTTTGGGGAACGTGAACTTCAGCCTATGTATGACCCTTCCTCTAGAGGCAATTGAATAGATAGATTAAAGGGTCTAACTTTTGTGCGATTTTCAAAATAAGTTCCCAAATTCGgccggggatcgactcaacaatatgagatttgaaattgagcggtagcTAAACTAACCCGATTTAAGCCCTCAAGAGTGTTACCTTGAACTAATTCGAAAGACATAGTAtacctcaatcaacattagacaatcagtgacttgaatacaacaattacaggcaggatcagggcatttccCATTGATGAATGTGTTCACtgtcattgatgaattttgtGCGACATTGCGCAAGTGTAACTTTACTTTAATTGAGTTTAGCAAACATtttcatagttgttgtgcatgaacttcagttcatccacgaccattctacagAGTTTTGAGTCAGTAGGTAAAATGGTCcgacatttaccttttctccaaaatgtaTTCCAAATTGcacctccgaaattgtcaatggcACAACAGCTTTCCTGTctagggattgccctgaacctagctgtaactgggttttttttcaggtcaccgatgatctagtGGGTTaagggggtgtttgtgtataaTCATATATTCAGAAAATCCAAAaggtaaaagtctggagggtttaatttaggtaagtattgctaccgcccaatgtcaaacctcgttccgttgagtcgatcgccgaatttaaaacactttttttgaaattgcacatgatgatgatgacgacgacgacaacgacaatgaTGATAATGGCGATGACGATGATAATGGTGATGACGCcgacgatgataatgatgatgatgtgtgtgtcCATACATGCAGTCAGCAGCGTGCAGTGTTTCTCACTACGCCAGCTGTTTGGCACGTGTGTGGAGAGGTGTTCCAGCGATGCGGACTGCGCTACCGGCACTCACTGTCGCTCTAACGGCTGTGGCCACACCTGCCAGAAGACGTCGCTTACGGGATTGAAAAGTAATTAGAAGTTACTTTCTTCTCTCACTTTGTTTAAGATTGTTAGTAAAATTCTTtattttaatctctctctcttttttttttttttttttttttttgggggggggggggggggttaatggATATTCGCATTATAATGACCTTGACAGTACCTGAACAAGACGTTTTCAGTGTAGATGTAAATCAGACATGGGAAAAAgtattataaaaaaaagtctgaaagTGACGTAGGGTTCCAAAATAATACACAAACTATGAGGGtagttggtttaagcgtgttttattcaatttctcatacacacgtttcaaacaataacaacattaagaacgttaacaagcagattgcttatggacacgttcttgaaatgataatcaatacacattccgatatGAGGGTAGTTCACAAAGAAAAGCTCTGAACGCGTGTTCAATGGCTCAAAAAAAAAACTTAGTCTGATTTCAGCAACAAGTCTGAAGATtcttagatagatagatagatagataatttattgccaagtgtacaatacatgaatgaacataaaaaatacac is part of the Littorina saxatilis isolate snail1 linkage group LG15, US_GU_Lsax_2.0, whole genome shotgun sequence genome and harbors:
- the LOC138949010 gene encoding anosmin-1-like; this encodes MKFTLLAILAFVLIVSSVQCFSLRQLFGTCVERCSSDADCATGTHCRSNGCGHTCQKTSLTGLKTCFNAHMALCDLWCPSGQFAKDANGCPLCRCDNTLGSIVAQ